The Nonlabens spongiae genome contains a region encoding:
- a CDS encoding hydroxymethylglutaryl-CoA reductase, degradative, which yields MSTTVTGFSKLNKPQKIDWLTKNLLQGDLNARKMLEQYWNDDQKLQDLHDSFSENTISNFYLPFGLAPNFIIDGEVYTIPMAIEESSVVAAASKAAKFWQDRGGFKTEIKGTTKVGQVHLTYDGLTSEMEAFYAFAKAELLQSTETINGSMKSRGGGLLTLELVDKTKSIAGYYQLHATFDTRDAMGANYINTMLEQFATTLRTKAREYQGFSAAPPEVVMSILSNYVPDCTVKASVSCTFEELGIINGVYGTNFARKFVRAVKIATEEPYRAVTHNKGIMNGIDAVVIATGNDFRAVEAGVHAYAARDGQYRSLTSARIDGDTFIFEGEFPLALGTVGGLTSLHPLSKLALQILGQPDARDLMRITAVCGLAQNFAALHSLVTSGIQAGHMKMHLTNMLEQIGANEAEKEQLRAAFTERTPSFSALRDALEELRN from the coding sequence ATGTCCACCACCGTTACCGGTTTTTCAAAACTCAACAAGCCCCAAAAAATAGACTGGCTCACAAAAAACCTGCTTCAGGGTGATTTAAATGCCCGCAAAATGCTGGAACAGTACTGGAATGATGACCAGAAACTGCAGGATTTGCACGACAGCTTTAGTGAGAATACGATTTCAAACTTCTACCTTCCTTTTGGACTGGCTCCCAACTTCATCATCGACGGTGAAGTCTACACGATCCCCATGGCGATCGAGGAAAGCAGCGTGGTGGCCGCGGCGAGCAAGGCAGCCAAGTTTTGGCAGGATCGAGGCGGCTTCAAAACAGAAATAAAAGGCACAACCAAGGTAGGTCAAGTGCACCTCACCTATGATGGCCTGACAAGTGAGATGGAAGCTTTTTACGCTTTCGCGAAAGCGGAACTCCTACAATCTACTGAAACCATAAACGGCAGCATGAAATCTAGAGGAGGCGGTTTGCTCACGCTGGAACTGGTGGACAAAACCAAAAGCATCGCAGGCTACTACCAGCTTCACGCAACATTTGACACGCGTGACGCGATGGGTGCCAACTACATCAACACCATGCTGGAGCAGTTTGCCACCACCTTGCGCACCAAAGCTCGGGAATATCAAGGATTTTCTGCCGCGCCACCAGAAGTTGTGATGAGCATCTTGAGTAATTACGTACCAGATTGCACAGTAAAAGCCAGCGTTTCTTGTACGTTTGAGGAGTTGGGAATCATTAATGGGGTTTATGGGACTAATTTTGCCAGAAAATTTGTGCGCGCAGTAAAAATCGCTACCGAAGAGCCTTACCGCGCTGTGACGCACAATAAAGGAATCATGAACGGGATCGATGCGGTGGTCATCGCGACTGGTAACGATTTTAGAGCCGTGGAAGCTGGGGTTCATGCCTACGCCGCTCGTGATGGTCAGTACCGATCGCTTACCAGCGCTAGAATTGACGGCGACACGTTCATTTTTGAAGGAGAGTTCCCGCTGGCACTGGGAACGGTTGGCGGCTTGACTTCTCTACATCCCTTATCAAAACTGGCTTTACAGATCTTGGGACAACCCGATGCCAGGGATCTAATGCGCATCACGGCGGTTTGCGGACTGGCTCAAAATTTTGCAGCGTTACATTCTCTAGTCACCTCAGGAATTCAGGCGGGTCACATGAAAATGCACCTGACTAACATGCTGGAACAGATAGGAGCAAATGAAGCAGAAAAAGAACAACTAAGAGCTGCATTTACCGAACGCACGCCCAGCTTTTCTGCGCTGAGAGATGCGCTCGAGGAGTTGAGAAATTAA
- a CDS encoding cupin domain-containing protein produces the protein MPKGVKHKPVAREDVHVLLFEPAKIKHTGDVQYELTKDQLNWI, from the coding sequence GTGCCTAAAGGAGTGAAACACAAACCAGTTGCCAGAGAAGACGTTCATGTTTTACTCTTTGAGCCAGCAAAAATCAAGCATACAGGCGATGTGCAATATGAATTGACTAAAGATCAGCTGAATTGGATTTAG
- a CDS encoding MauE/DoxX family redox-associated membrane protein produces MKTFARNTFFELAVLLCWLATFAIGYKAFLFQDDVLTVSLMGAFNSSVNLIIGVITMLMPLGLFLTVKKGKLWFAGTLIIFTVFCLLDVSRLTPYFICYLSLFLIANVFRNDPGQLEKGLIVLLVTVYLFSGLNKFNDQFHERILPLVWFHSLPFQPSKGIGYLVAASEIMFGLLLLFKRTRKLACTLLIFMHVVLLWKLSPFKWNWNAIVYPWNFAMMAVLVFLFRSSVSFYGESLTPKLKTLAILLFVVPALSYVDVLPDNLGYKLYSGNWYAPDFKINKKLPLFQDYDKSMRENESILNPMFYSIQERALAVSPEIWVFERIARNIEVKYGTQVTIKPNHELSKPSR; encoded by the coding sequence ATGAAGACTTTTGCCCGTAATACATTTTTCGAACTCGCTGTTCTGCTTTGCTGGTTGGCGACCTTTGCCATTGGTTACAAAGCCTTTTTATTTCAAGACGATGTGCTAACGGTTTCTTTGATGGGAGCCTTTAATTCTAGCGTTAATCTTATCATCGGTGTAATAACGATGTTGATGCCGTTAGGACTTTTCCTTACCGTAAAAAAAGGCAAATTATGGTTTGCTGGTACTCTTATCATATTTACGGTTTTTTGTTTGCTAGACGTCAGTAGACTTACTCCTTATTTCATTTGTTATCTGAGTTTGTTTTTAATTGCAAATGTGTTCAGGAATGATCCAGGGCAGCTCGAGAAAGGCCTCATCGTGCTGTTGGTAACTGTGTATTTATTTAGTGGACTCAATAAATTTAATGATCAGTTTCATGAGCGTATTTTACCACTAGTCTGGTTTCATTCTTTACCATTTCAACCTTCTAAGGGTATAGGCTATCTGGTTGCTGCCAGTGAAATTATGTTTGGGCTGCTCCTCTTATTCAAAAGAACTCGAAAACTGGCTTGCACACTTTTGATCTTTATGCATGTGGTTTTGCTGTGGAAATTAAGTCCATTTAAATGGAACTGGAATGCTATTGTGTATCCTTGGAATTTCGCAATGATGGCCGTGCTTGTATTTCTTTTCAGATCTAGTGTTTCTTTCTATGGCGAAAGTCTAACCCCCAAGCTTAAAACGCTGGCTATATTGCTGTTTGTAGTACCCGCTCTCAGTTACGTAGATGTACTTCCTGATAATCTAGGATATAAGCTTTATTCGGGTAATTGGTACGCGCCAGACTTTAAGATCAATAAAAAATTACCACTTTTTCAGGATTATGATAAAAGCATGAGAGAAAATGAATCGATTCTGAATCCTATGTTTTACAGTATTCAGGAAAGAGCTCTTGCTGTAAGTCCAGAGATTTGGGTTTTTGAACGTATAGCAAGAAATATAGAGGTCAAATACGGCACACAAGTAACAATAAAACCAAATCATGAACTAAGTAAACCTTCAAGATAA
- a CDS encoding thioredoxin family protein: MMKKILMILAAAAVVGCGTQEKTTSATTPRMEQTRNQQPVPPAPPKPPKNMDLPAQKDASGNLSGIQNKSAFMYQPFATWFTPRYDSYNPDAEIVSAIEENLEGVEIRAYMGTWCGDSKRETPKFYKLLDQANYDLDDLTMITVDRSKRKPEDLVSGYNIMRVPTFIFYKDGEEIGRYVERPRESLEKDILKIVSGQEYKHSYEN, encoded by the coding sequence ATGATGAAGAAAATTTTGATGATACTTGCCGCAGCGGCTGTTGTAGGATGTGGAACCCAGGAGAAAACGACCTCAGCAACAACGCCACGCATGGAACAAACCCGCAATCAACAACCTGTGCCTCCCGCACCTCCCAAACCACCTAAGAATATGGATTTGCCAGCACAGAAAGACGCTTCAGGAAACTTAAGTGGGATCCAGAACAAATCGGCTTTTATGTATCAGCCTTTTGCTACTTGGTTTACGCCTCGTTATGATAGCTACAATCCAGATGCTGAAATAGTAAGTGCTATAGAGGAAAATCTTGAAGGTGTTGAGATAAGAGCTTATATGGGAACCTGGTGTGGTGATTCCAAAAGAGAGACACCTAAATTCTACAAGTTATTGGATCAAGCCAATTATGATCTGGACGATTTAACCATGATCACCGTAGATCGTTCTAAAAGAAAACCAGAAGATCTTGTTTCGGGCTACAATATCATGAGAGTGCCTACCTTTATTTTTTATAAAGATGGTGAGGAAATAGGGCGTTATGTAGAACGTCCTAGAGAGTCTTTGGAAAAAGATATTTTAAAGATTGTTTCAGGACAAGAGTACAAACACTCATATGAAAATTAG
- the gpmI gene encoding 2,3-bisphosphoglycerate-independent phosphoglycerate mutase has translation MNKKTILMILDGWGITQDPEVSAIAQANTPFIDSLYEKYPHATLRTDGENVGLPEGQMGNSEVGHMNLGAGRIVYQDLAKINKAVKENTLKNEKVLEEALAFAKAESKKIHFLGLVSDGGVHAHINHLKALLDVAENAGVQNVLVHAFTDGRDVDPKSGKGFIQDLESHMKGSHAQLASVVGRYYAMDRDQRWERVAKAYNLIVNGLGAPTHDAVASIQKSYDDGKTDEFIEPIVVLNGSEPVATIEDGDVVIFFNYRTDRGRELTQMLSQNDYHEQNTHKLDLHYVTMTKYDDSFEGIQVIFEKDNLKNTLGEVLSKAGKRQIRIAETEKYPHVTFFFNGGQEDPFSGENRIMCNSPKVATYDLQPEMSIDCVADSIVPKINEHAADFICLNFANPDMVGHTGSMEAAVAACEAVDTAAKKVITAAQENEYSVIVIADHGNCEVMKNPDGSMNTAHTTNPVPIILVDKELKQVKDGILGDIAPTILKLMGIQQPEEMTQKPLL, from the coding sequence TTGAACAAGAAAACCATTTTAATGATCCTCGATGGCTGGGGAATTACGCAAGATCCAGAAGTAAGTGCCATCGCACAGGCGAATACTCCTTTCATTGACTCGCTTTATGAGAAATATCCACATGCCACGTTGCGCACTGACGGTGAGAACGTAGGTCTTCCAGAGGGGCAAATGGGGAACAGCGAGGTAGGTCACATGAACCTCGGTGCCGGTCGTATCGTTTATCAGGATCTGGCTAAAATCAACAAAGCTGTTAAGGAGAATACGCTTAAAAATGAGAAGGTGCTGGAGGAGGCTCTCGCTTTCGCGAAAGCGGAATCAAAAAAAATCCACTTCTTAGGCTTAGTCTCAGACGGTGGTGTTCATGCTCATATAAACCATCTCAAAGCTTTGCTCGACGTTGCAGAAAATGCGGGAGTTCAAAATGTATTAGTTCATGCGTTTACTGACGGTCGTGATGTAGACCCTAAATCTGGAAAGGGATTTATTCAAGATCTTGAAAGTCACATGAAGGGATCTCACGCCCAGCTCGCGAGCGTAGTAGGGCGCTATTATGCCATGGATCGGGACCAACGCTGGGAACGTGTGGCAAAAGCATACAATCTAATCGTAAATGGCCTGGGTGCGCCTACTCATGATGCCGTAGCGAGCATTCAAAAAAGTTATGATGATGGTAAAACCGATGAATTTATCGAGCCTATTGTGGTGCTCAACGGTTCAGAACCTGTTGCAACTATAGAAGATGGTGATGTGGTGATCTTCTTTAATTACCGTACAGATCGCGGCCGTGAGCTGACACAAATGCTGTCGCAAAATGATTACCACGAGCAAAATACCCACAAGTTAGATCTGCATTACGTAACGATGACCAAATATGATGACAGTTTTGAGGGAATTCAAGTGATTTTTGAAAAAGACAATCTTAAAAATACTCTTGGCGAGGTACTCTCTAAAGCCGGTAAAAGGCAGATACGTATTGCAGAAACGGAGAAATATCCGCACGTGACTTTCTTTTTTAATGGAGGTCAGGAAGATCCTTTCAGCGGTGAGAATCGAATCATGTGCAACTCGCCCAAAGTAGCTACTTACGATTTGCAACCTGAAATGAGTATAGACTGCGTTGCAGACAGCATCGTCCCTAAAATCAATGAACATGCCGCAGATTTTATCTGTCTCAATTTTGCCAATCCCGACATGGTAGGTCATACAGGATCTATGGAAGCGGCTGTAGCTGCCTGTGAAGCAGTGGATACGGCAGCCAAGAAAGTGATTACCGCTGCTCAAGAAAATGAGTATAGCGTCATCGTGATCGCAGATCATGGAAACTGTGAGGTAATGAAGAATCCTGATGGGAGTATGAATACGGCTCACACGACTAATCCAGTACCTATTATTCTGGTTGATAAAGAATTGAAACAGGTGAAAGATGGGATTTTGGGAGATATTGCACCTACGATTTTAAAGTTAATGGGAATACAACAACCCGAGGAGATGACGCAAAAACCTTTACTTTAG
- a CDS encoding BaiN/RdsA family NAD(P)/FAD-dependent oxidoreductase has translation MTDFFDTLIIGGGAAGFFTAINLAEQTQNHSIAILERGKEVLQKVRISGGGRCNVTHADFEPRSLSTNYPRGERELLGPFHTFMTGDTVSWFEDRGVELKIEDDGRMFPVSDSSQSIIDCFLSLSRKHKIQIKTSENVISISKEDQLWEVSTKSKVYQAKNLVVTAGSNPKVWEMMEILGHTVSPAVPSLFTFNAVDKKLMELAGISLEARVEVPLLKLESSGPLLITHWGFSGPAILKMSAWGAHKLNEVDYKFDLVINWLNHIDQAICYQTLIAKRKSSKRKVLNDGPFDLPKRLWEYLIQTAELAESTWADCSNKKLEVLAKTLTASVFKINGKSTFKEEFVTAGGVDLKEINFKNFESKRHENLYLAGEVLNIDAITGGFNFQNAWTGGWMIARRIADVNSW, from the coding sequence ATGACTGATTTTTTCGACACCCTCATCATAGGCGGTGGAGCGGCCGGTTTCTTTACAGCTATAAATCTCGCTGAGCAAACTCAGAATCACTCCATTGCCATCTTGGAACGCGGCAAAGAGGTTTTACAAAAAGTACGCATTTCTGGCGGTGGCCGTTGCAACGTCACCCATGCCGATTTTGAGCCACGCAGCCTGTCAACTAACTATCCACGTGGGGAGCGGGAATTACTTGGCCCATTTCACACCTTCATGACGGGTGACACGGTGTCCTGGTTTGAGGATAGGGGCGTAGAACTTAAAATTGAAGATGATGGGCGCATGTTCCCAGTTTCAGACTCATCACAATCGATTATTGATTGTTTTTTATCGCTTTCGCGAAAGCATAAAATTCAAATAAAAACAAGCGAAAACGTCATCTCGATTTCAAAAGAAGATCAATTATGGGAGGTCTCGACTAAGTCTAAGGTTTATCAAGCCAAAAATCTTGTCGTAACCGCAGGCAGCAATCCCAAAGTTTGGGAAATGATGGAAATCTTAGGCCATACAGTTTCTCCAGCAGTTCCCTCACTATTTACATTCAATGCCGTTGATAAAAAATTGATGGAACTGGCTGGTATCTCTTTAGAAGCACGTGTTGAAGTGCCACTTCTTAAACTGGAATCCAGCGGGCCGTTGTTAATTACTCACTGGGGTTTTTCAGGCCCTGCGATCTTAAAAATGAGCGCTTGGGGAGCCCATAAATTGAATGAAGTGGATTACAAATTTGATCTTGTGATCAATTGGTTGAACCATATCGATCAGGCAATATGCTATCAAACCCTCATCGCAAAACGTAAATCCAGTAAAAGAAAAGTGTTGAACGACGGACCGTTTGATCTTCCCAAACGACTCTGGGAATATTTAATTCAAACCGCCGAGCTTGCTGAGTCCACTTGGGCCGATTGCAGCAATAAAAAACTAGAGGTACTGGCCAAAACACTAACCGCTTCGGTATTTAAAATCAATGGTAAAAGTACTTTCAAGGAAGAATTTGTGACCGCCGGCGGTGTGGACTTAAAAGAAATCAATTTCAAGAATTTTGAATCAAAAAGGCATGAGAATCTCTATCTCGCTGGTGAAGTTCTTAACATTGATGCCATCACCGGCGGCTTTAATTTTCAGAATGCCTGGACGGGAGGGTGGATGATCGCTAGGAGAATTGCAGATGTCAATTCTTGGTAA
- a CDS encoding helix-turn-helix transcriptional regulator, with product MESIAKSAGEITTIEKGFQVIRFKTDDKASKFYNEVDSKYLQFHFCMKGSVQLAFNEGSYKLQLDEQNSYLLYNPSRGLPMDLTLQKNTWMITVLVSITKFHSLFSQDADHVSFLSEENKGKKYYMDGKISPAMAVALHQLMNYNLNDAIKQLYFKGKSYELLSLYFNKEEDANLDACPFLADEENMRKIKKAKEIVVERMIDPPSLNDLATEIGLSLKKLKEGFKEVYGDTVHGFALDHKMDYARQLLDSGKYNVNEVGLKVGYSTGSHFISAFKKKYGTTPKKYLSDR from the coding sequence ATGGAAAGTATCGCAAAAAGTGCTGGTGAAATCACGACTATTGAGAAGGGTTTTCAAGTGATCAGGTTCAAGACTGATGACAAGGCTTCTAAATTCTATAATGAGGTAGATTCCAAATATTTACAGTTCCATTTTTGTATGAAGGGATCCGTGCAACTGGCCTTTAATGAGGGCAGTTACAAGCTGCAGCTGGATGAACAAAACTCTTATTTGCTTTACAACCCCTCGCGTGGGCTACCCATGGATCTCACGCTCCAGAAAAACACCTGGATGATCACCGTTCTGGTTTCCATAACTAAATTTCACAGTCTATTCTCTCAAGATGCCGATCATGTGAGTTTCTTGAGTGAAGAGAATAAAGGTAAGAAGTATTACATGGACGGTAAAATTTCTCCGGCAATGGCTGTAGCGCTGCATCAATTGATGAATTACAATCTTAATGATGCGATTAAACAGCTGTATTTCAAGGGGAAATCCTATGAGCTGTTATCGCTATATTTCAACAAAGAGGAAGACGCTAATCTTGACGCCTGTCCTTTCCTTGCTGACGAAGAGAACATGCGTAAAATCAAAAAAGCCAAGGAGATTGTTGTCGAGCGCATGATCGATCCACCATCACTCAATGATCTTGCAACTGAAATAGGCCTCTCGCTCAAGAAACTCAAAGAAGGATTTAAAGAGGTATACGGTGATACGGTTCATGGCTTTGCGCTCGATCACAAAATGGATTACGCCCGCCAGTTACTAGACAGCGGTAAATACAATGTCAACGAGGTAGGCCTGAAGGTAGGCTACAGTACGGGCAGTCATTTTATAAGTGCTTTTAAGAAGAAGTACGGAACCACTCCTAAAAAATACCTTTCTGATCGTTAA
- the hemA gene encoding glutamyl-tRNA reductase codes for MGSNHSKNQSFYCIGISYRKADAELRGHFSLSEDAIHNLILQAKNEEINSLAAISTCNRTEIYAFAESEDHLMQLLCAHSHGSMEELKNIVSVYKCEQAIDHLFKVGTGLDSQILGDFEIIGQLKKAFKQAKGLKMLNAYMERLINAVIQASKRIKTETNLSSGATSVSFASVQYILENYGRQSLDILLFGTGKIGRNTCENLVKHTSNKNITLINRTKDKAERVAGRFNLEVKDYAQLEVQIAQSDVLIVATGAQNPTVSKELIVTQRPLLILDLSIPKNVKENVRELDNVTLVHLDELSQITAQTMSDREVFIPQAKEIIDEIKADFQMWERSREFAPTMQALKFKLAILKDAEIKSNRTKFENFNQEQVDAISDRIIQKIAGHFANHLRKEDENTEETLDLLNKIFKLDSVAS; via the coding sequence ATGGGATCAAATCATTCTAAAAATCAATCTTTTTACTGCATAGGAATTTCCTACCGCAAAGCAGATGCTGAGCTGAGAGGTCATTTTTCCCTAAGTGAAGATGCGATCCATAACCTGATTCTACAAGCAAAGAATGAAGAAATCAATTCTCTTGCAGCCATTTCCACTTGCAACCGTACCGAGATCTATGCCTTTGCCGAAAGTGAAGATCACCTCATGCAGCTTTTATGCGCTCACTCTCATGGAAGCATGGAGGAACTGAAAAACATTGTTTCCGTCTATAAATGTGAACAAGCTATCGATCATCTCTTTAAGGTAGGTACGGGACTTGACAGTCAGATTCTAGGCGATTTTGAGATCATAGGTCAACTGAAAAAAGCATTCAAGCAGGCTAAAGGCCTCAAAATGCTGAATGCCTACATGGAGCGGTTGATTAACGCCGTAATTCAAGCCAGCAAACGCATTAAAACCGAAACTAACTTGAGTAGCGGTGCGACCTCAGTGAGTTTTGCGAGTGTTCAATATATTTTAGAGAACTACGGTAGGCAGTCGCTGGATATCTTGTTGTTCGGTACGGGTAAGATAGGACGCAATACCTGTGAAAATCTGGTAAAACATACCAGTAATAAAAACATCACCCTCATCAACCGCACAAAGGATAAAGCTGAACGTGTCGCAGGTCGTTTTAATCTTGAAGTGAAAGATTATGCACAGCTCGAGGTTCAGATCGCTCAAAGTGATGTTCTCATCGTTGCAACCGGAGCTCAAAATCCTACCGTGAGTAAAGAACTAATCGTTACACAACGACCGCTGTTGATTTTAGATCTTTCCATTCCTAAAAATGTTAAGGAAAACGTGAGAGAACTGGATAATGTAACTCTCGTACACCTGGATGAGCTATCTCAAATTACGGCACAAACAATGAGTGATCGCGAGGTTTTCATCCCTCAGGCTAAAGAAATCATCGATGAGATAAAAGCCGATTTTCAAATGTGGGAACGTTCCAGAGAATTTGCACCTACTATGCAGGCTCTCAAATTTAAACTTGCCATTCTCAAAGACGCTGAGATAAAGAGCAATCGCACCAAATTTGAAAACTTTAATCAAGAACAGGTAGATGCTATTTCTGACCGGATCATTCAAAAAATCGCCGGCCATTTTGCTAACCACCTGCGTAAAGAAGATGAAAACACAGAGGAGACTCTGGATTTATTGAACAAGATCTTCAAGCTTGACAGCGTCGCCAGCTAA
- the hemC gene encoding hydroxymethylbilane synthase yields the protein MTIRIGTRDSELAMWQATTVQSLLQDLGHEVVLHPVKSQGDLNLTEPLYEMGITGIFTKTLDVALVKGEIDIAVHSLKDVPTQLPKGMVQAAVLPRHSHKDILVYKKSFNPDEDMTIATGSLRRKAQWLNSFSAHKVVDLRGNVNTRLAKLASNEDWDAAIFAKAGLDRIGLLGKLKSNYGFEYTDLDSFIPAPAQGVMMVAAMGEHKELLNVLSKINDFDAQVCTTIERTFLRTLEGGCTAPIGAIAIHKENEVDFKACLSGLDGKQHLVVNKKWRCPKSSVTSSQKDKILDQAILFAENCAKELLKNGGKDLMAEIKRELD from the coding sequence ATGACCATAAGAATAGGTACTCGAGATTCTGAACTTGCTATGTGGCAAGCCACCACTGTTCAATCGTTATTGCAAGACCTAGGTCATGAGGTGGTTTTGCATCCCGTGAAATCTCAAGGCGATCTAAATCTTACGGAACCTCTTTATGAAATGGGAATTACTGGAATTTTCACTAAAACGCTTGATGTAGCTCTTGTGAAAGGTGAGATCGATATTGCGGTACACAGCCTGAAAGATGTACCTACGCAGCTTCCAAAAGGTATGGTTCAAGCTGCGGTTTTGCCACGACATTCCCATAAGGATATTTTGGTTTATAAAAAGTCCTTCAACCCTGACGAAGACATGACTATTGCCACAGGCAGCTTGCGACGCAAAGCGCAATGGTTGAACAGTTTTAGCGCCCACAAAGTGGTCGACCTGCGTGGAAACGTGAATACCAGACTCGCTAAACTCGCTTCAAATGAAGATTGGGATGCTGCGATTTTTGCGAAAGCGGGACTGGACCGCATCGGACTATTGGGCAAACTCAAGTCTAACTATGGCTTTGAATATACTGACCTAGACAGTTTTATCCCTGCACCAGCACAAGGTGTAATGATGGTCGCTGCAATGGGAGAACATAAAGAACTCCTCAACGTCCTTTCAAAAATCAATGATTTTGATGCGCAAGTTTGCACAACTATCGAGCGTACTTTTTTAAGGACTTTAGAAGGTGGTTGCACGGCACCTATCGGCGCTATTGCGATTCATAAAGAAAATGAGGTCGATTTTAAGGCATGTTTATCCGGTCTGGATGGCAAACAGCATTTGGTCGTGAATAAGAAATGGCGATGTCCAAAATCTAGCGTAACGTCTTCTCAAAAAGATAAAATTCTTGATCAAGCGATTCTTTTTGCTGAAAACTGTGCGAAAGAACTTCTAAAAAATGGTGGTAAGGATTTGATGGCGGAGATTAAGAGGGAATTGGATTAG
- a CDS encoding antitoxin Xre/MbcA/ParS toxin-binding domain-containing protein, which produces MSAIDIPPKISDSQVINYVRSERLGRKQVRQFKEITRSTDKVISVWFNVSEKTFQNYRSSNGKLSINFKEKLVLLISLYKQGEKVFGSKQAFIDWLEKPNFHFDQKKPVDFFNTISGIRYIEDRLTGMEYGDNG; this is translated from the coding sequence ATGAGTGCTATTGATATACCTCCAAAAATTTCGGATAGTCAAGTCATCAATTATGTGCGATCTGAAAGACTAGGAAGAAAACAGGTAAGACAGTTTAAAGAAATCACGCGTTCTACAGATAAGGTAATATCAGTATGGTTTAATGTAAGTGAAAAAACGTTCCAAAATTACCGCAGTTCAAATGGTAAGTTGAGTATTAATTTCAAAGAAAAACTGGTTTTGCTGATTTCGCTTTATAAACAGGGCGAAAAGGTATTTGGTTCAAAACAAGCTTTTATCGATTGGCTCGAGAAGCCCAACTTCCATTTTGATCAGAAAAAACCTGTCGATTTTTTTAACACTATTTCTGGAATTAGATATATCGAAGACAGACTTACGGGAATGGAGTATGGTGATAATGGGTGA
- a CDS encoding RES family NAD+ phosphorylase, whose protein sequence is MEIYRISHTLYSRKLSSSGAANRWNFDGDYVIYTGSSRSLSTLELVVHRNSIVPLPDYEVMIVSIADEEKLFEQIRIQDLPDNWRSIKSYYKLQKIGSEWYKQKRTLVLKVPSAIVPQEHNYIINTEHPDFKDKVSLVRQEAYFFDERLF, encoded by the coding sequence TTGGAAATCTATAGAATCTCACATACGCTTTATTCCAGAAAACTTTCCAGCTCTGGCGCGGCAAACCGCTGGAACTTTGATGGCGATTATGTAATCTACACGGGTTCGTCACGATCGCTTTCTACATTAGAATTGGTCGTTCATAGAAACTCGATCGTCCCGCTTCCCGATTATGAGGTGATGATCGTCTCGATAGCCGATGAAGAAAAGCTCTTTGAGCAGATCAGGATTCAGGACTTACCAGATAATTGGCGGTCGATCAAATCCTATTATAAGCTGCAGAAAATAGGCTCGGAGTGGTACAAACAAAAGAGGACGCTAGTGCTTAAAGTTCCCTCAGCCATTGTTCCTCAAGAACATAATTATATTATTAATACTGAGCATCCCGATTTTAAAGATAAGGTATCTTTAGTACGTCAGGAGGCTTACTTTTTTGATGAGCGATTGTTTTAA